The Neptunomonas concharum genomic interval GCAACGGGGTGGAACGCACTTACGAACGCCTCGCCAGCCGGGGAAGAGGAGCGGTGATGATCGTCGCTGTTGATGAGAGCGACCACGTCATTCTCATTCGCGAGTATGCAGGCGGCATTGACGACTATACACTGACGCTGCCAAAAGGACTGGTCGACCCTGGGGAGGATCTACCCACAGCAGCCGACCGGGAACTAAAAGAGGAAGCGGGCTTTGGAGCTCGCAATCTACACATACTCAAAGAGATGACGGCAGCCCCTAACTATATGGGTCACAAACTCACCGCCATCATCGCCCGCGATCTCTACCCATGCAAGCTTGAAGGAGACGAACCAGAACCCCTTGAGGTTGTGCTCTGGCCACTATCTGATATCGATACTCTAGTACAAAAAGCTGAGTTCACCGAAGGCCGAGCGATTGCAGCACTTTATATGACACGGCACTACCTGCTTAACAATAAAGATTAAGGGGCAGCACACTGCAGAGACCCCTGCTTAATATCGAGTTCAACTTTCTGCTTTGATAACTCATCCCCGAGGCGGTTATCCATAATCGCCTGCATCTCTCTATCGCTATACCGTTTGTGCATGTAATCAGACAAGCATTCACATTGGCCTTGTGTTGCGCTAGGTGACGCCATACACCCATCCACAAACGGCTGGTAGGTTTTTGAGGTCAAATACTGAGTTTTAACGACGAAAATAGCCAGCATCACTGCCGAAATCCACAGGAGTATTTTTGACATAAAATAGAAGGTCTTTTGTAGTTATCGTTATTAAGAACCGGCAAATGCCAGCGCAGCATCATTCTAGAGAGCCCCCCAACAATTGGCAGGCAACTTTAGTCGCAGCTTACCCTAATCACACACAAAATGTGTCATGAAAAGACAATCCAAGGGTGTTATGATGCCAAGCTGATCAGATAGCAAGTACACGCGTGCTTGCTTCCATAACAACAGTGATATGCTGAACGTGTCGACAAGAAGGTGAACACTTATGAGCTTTGAATTACCTGCACTGCCTTACGCAAAGGATGCCCTGGAACCACACATCTCCGCTGAAACGCTGGAGTTCCACCACGGCAAGCACCACAACACTTATGTTGTAAAACTAAACGGCTTAGTTCCTGGCACTGAGTTTGAAGGCAAGTCTCTGGAAGACATCATCAAAACTGCTCCAGCAGGCGGTATCTTTAACAACGCTGCCCAAGTATGGAACCATACATTCTACTGGAACTGCCTATCACCAAACGGTGGCGGCGAGCCAACAGGCCCAATCGCTGACGCGATTAAAGCAAAATGGGGCTCTTTTGAAGCATTCCAAGAAGAGTTTAACGACAAAGCCGTTAACAACTTTGGCTCTAGCTGGACATGGCTAGTGAAAAATGATGACTTTTCTCTGGAGATTGTTAATACAAGCAACGCGGGCAACCCAATGACAAACGGTCAGCGCCCTGTATTAACCTGCGACCTGTGGGAACACGCTTACTACATCGACTACCGCAACGTACGTCCTGACTACCTGAAAGGTTTCTGGGCTTTAGTAAACTGGGACTTCGTAAACGAAAGCCTCAGCGTATAAATTTATTTATGCGAGAAATAAAGGCACCTTAGGGTGCCTTTATTATTTTTAGTCAAAGTTTGCGATCAAAATAGTAAAGCTTCTCTACTCTCCTATAAATATCCCTACCGTTTCTTTACCGTGAGCAGTCTC includes:
- the nudE gene encoding ADP compounds hydrolase NudE, yielding MPVKPEILKVTPTAKSRLFQVEELELRFSNGVERTYERLASRGRGAVMIVAVDESDHVILIREYAGGIDDYTLTLPKGLVDPGEDLPTAADRELKEEAGFGARNLHILKEMTAAPNYMGHKLTAIIARDLYPCKLEGDEPEPLEVVLWPLSDIDTLVQKAEFTEGRAIAALYMTRHYLLNNKD
- a CDS encoding superoxide dismutase, translating into MSFELPALPYAKDALEPHISAETLEFHHGKHHNTYVVKLNGLVPGTEFEGKSLEDIIKTAPAGGIFNNAAQVWNHTFYWNCLSPNGGGEPTGPIADAIKAKWGSFEAFQEEFNDKAVNNFGSSWTWLVKNDDFSLEIVNTSNAGNPMTNGQRPVLTCDLWEHAYYIDYRNVRPDYLKGFWALVNWDFVNESLSV